The following are encoded together in the Argopecten irradians isolate NY chromosome 5, Ai_NY, whole genome shotgun sequence genome:
- the LOC138323236 gene encoding MICAL-like protein 2: MAMTKVKKLQMWCKTIVDGYRDVSVTDMTSSWKDGLACCAIIHRYRPDLIDFDSLSKENVLENNRLAFEIAENELGIPALLEAEDMVAIRVPDRLSVVTYVSQYYNYFHDKPQLGGPGVRKTTLKRQQSPVDLAAPKPKRLTKQTENIDQKTEKKGSIGDKCTICHEKVYLMERLMDDNKLYHRACFRQSDLSHTSKMYSRPCPGSPDQTSYLKQRSKGSEKATNLAARLNELKKVTASPKPSVAPTYNKMDTEDYTQQKQLPSKSDVGSRRTDVKGGEEFNVSPKQQNETRLMDTSPVSSRVKSPVISHVKSPRSPRDKPLISPRNKSPETTRSESPESGGKLKPRAAPRGSLKSKDSSKPVVKETESVAAPPRKKFPKSSVASSGSPPPLPKSTPPSLAGSSLVPTANIKDSPMETHPSTTITSNRSPPASKFRFPSDTDTRKESSKPQINMKSERNGTNLPTNSKSSNDLNSKNSTVVSSKIQIHGPSVDDMPPQKPPRSLPRGTTPKDMEQAVKLSDPEQGNTGSTQPKEGKNVLKGLLKNLANVRNKGDNALNQKDQLADDSNFHGDRQTNDKSHADRPTNDILSTDRPTNGTSHADKPISDTSHADRPTQPRILRKAVIPPSKPETAKSAEINNTKVWPPKQTNENKRETEVKSSDKDPPWKNLKLKKVNEDGKKQDLWRDDDKTNKITDNKDSDIKTKDKIGIKMERPPRPKTPEIVSRKQVKDDVKKWYGEKTVPDTDTQTGADKSVVKQTDKQKPTEKQVEKEERKAPPIKNRIYPPSDTDKTETGYRKKKIAVNIKFDFEDPGFKEGSKSPPPRPPQPSPNDIKEPRRSIKKHKGKSVPGSPGSWVKDGDFRKMSPLEIQTQLAHIDTKLTDLEVRGRRLEDSIRKAVDEDETMMMEWFQMVNEKNELVRKEADLIYASRTQELEDEQQDIDRQIRELLEKPDGEKTEEERQEEELLLQKLIDVVNQRSIIVDSQDDDRIRYLEEDRDIAVVLESKGYAKKVD, from the exons ATGGCGATGACGAAAGTAAAGAAACTGCAGATGTGGTGTAAAACCATTGTGGATGGGTATCGTGATGTTTCAGTGACTGACATGACGTCATCCTGGAAGGATGGACTAGCATGCTGTGCTATCATCCATCGATATAGACCAGACCTAAT AGATTTTGATTCATTATCAAAGGAAAATGTTTTGGAGAACAACCGCTTG GCATTCGAGATAGCTGAGAATGAGTTAGGGATTCCAGCACTACTTGAAGCTGAGGATATGGTAGCGATCCGAGTACCAGACAGACTTAGTGTGGTGACCTATGTCTCCCAGTATTACAACTATTTCCATGATAAACCACAGT TAGGAGGTCCAGGGGTGAGGAAGACTACTTTGAAGAGACAACAAAGTCCTGTGGATTTGGCAGCCCCTAAACCCAAACGCCTTACAAAGCAAACAGAAAATATAGACCAAAAAACA GAGAAGAAGGGCTCTATTGGTGACAAGTGTACAATCTGCCATGAGAAAGTTTACTTAATGGAGCGCTTGATGGACGATAACAAACTCTACCATCGTGCATGTTTTCGACAGAGTGACCTATCACACACTAGTAAGATGTATTCTCGCCCCTGTCCAGGATCGCCGGATCAAACAAGTTACTTGAAGCAAAGATCCAAAGGTAGCGAAAAAGCTACAAATCTTGCTGCTAGATTAAATGAGTTAAAAAAAGTAACCGCTTCCCCTAAACCATCTGTTGCTCCTACTTACAATAAGATGGACACTGAAGACTATACACAACAAAAACAGTTACCATCTAAATCAGACGTAGGATCTCGCAGGACTGATGTAAAAGGAGGTGAAGAGTTCAATGTGTCACCAAAGCAACAAAATGAAACTCGATTGATGGACACATCACCTGTATCATCACGGGTTAAGTCTCCTGTGATCTCACATGTCAAATCTCCCCGCTCCCCCCGCGATAAGCCCTTGATATCCCCAAGGAATAAGTCCCCAGAGACCACACGGAGTGAGTCTCCAGAGTCAGGAGGGAAGCTCAAACCTAGAGCAGCTCCAAGAGGCAGTCTTAAATCTAAAGATAGTTCCAAACCAGTTGTCAAGGAGACGGAATCTGTTGCTGCTCCTCCAAGGAAAAAGTTTCCTAAGTCGTCGGTTGCATCATCTGGATCTCCACCTCCCTTACCAAAGTCTACACCACCCTCCTTAGCAGGGAGTTCTCTTGTTCCTACTGCTAACATAAAAGATTCACCAATGGAAACGCATCCATCTACAACGATCACGTCTAATAGATCACCTCCAGCCTCCAAGTTCAGGTTTCCTTCTGACACTGACACTCGTAAGGAAAGCTCAAAACCTCAGATAAATATGAAAAGTGAGAGAAATGGAACAAATTTGCCAACAAATTCAAAGTCTTCTAATGATCTTAATTCTAAAAACAGCACTGTTGTATCTTCCAAGATACAAATACATGGCCCATCTGTAGATGATATGCCGCCCCAGAAGCCACCGAGATCACTTCCAAGGGGAACAACTCCCAAAGATATGGAGCAAGCTGTAAAATTATCAGATCCTGAACAAGGGAATACAGGGAGCACACAACCAAAGGAAGGCAAAAATGTACTCAAAGGACTCCTCAAAAATCTAGCAAATGTACGAAACAAGGGTGACAACGCCTTGAACCAGAAGGACCAATTGGCTGATGATTCTAATTTTCATGGTGATAGACAGACCAATGACAAGTCACATGCTGATAGGCCAACCAATGACATATTAAGTACTGATAGGCCGACCAATGGCACATCACATGCTGATAAGCCGATCAGTGATACTTCACATGCTGATCGACCAACTCAGCCTCGTATTCTGAGAAAAGCAGTAATACCACCCAGTAAACCAGAGACAGCAAAATCTGCagaaataaacaatacaaaagTTTGGCCTCCTAAACAAactaatgaaaacaaaagagagACGGAAGTAAAATCATCTGATAAAGATCCTCCATGGAAGAATCTGAAGCTCAAGAAAGTTAATGAAGATGGAAAAAAGCAAGATCTCTGGAGGGATGAcgacaaaacaaacaaaattacagaCAATAAAGATTCTGATATAAAGACAAAAGATAAAATAGGTATTAAAATGGAACGACCACCACGGCCAAAGACTCCAGAGATTGTGTCAAGGAAACAGGTGAAAGACGATGTGAAAAAGTGGTACGGGGAGAAAACTGTGCCGGatacagacacacagacagGGGCAGATAAATCTGTGGTAAagcaaacagacaaacaaaaacCCACTGAGAAACAGGTAGAGAAAGAGGAGAGGAAGGCACCTCCAATTAAAAACAGAATTTATCCTCCATCAGACACTGATAAAACAGAAACAGGGTATAGGAAAAAGAAGATAGCTGTAAATATTAAGTTTGATTTTGAAGATCCTGGCTTTAAGGAAGGGTCCAAATCTCCACCGCCTCGTCCTCCACAGCCCTCACCTAATGACATCAAAGAACCAAGGAGGTCCATCAAGAAACATAAAGGCAAAAGTGTTCCAGGCTCACCTGGCAGTTGGGTCAAGGAT GGAGATTTCCGAAAGATGTCGCCACTTGAAATCCAAACTCAGCTTGCCCATATTGATACAAAGCTTACTGATCTTGAAGTACGAGGAAGGCGTTTGGAGGACTCCATTAGAAAAG CGGTGGATGAGGATGAGACCATGATGATGGAGTGGTTCCAGATGGTCAATGAGAAAAATGAACTTGTGAGGAAAGAAGCTGACCTGATATATGC ATCAAGGACACAGGAACTTGAAGATGAACAGCAGGATATTGACAGACAGATCAGGGAACTGTTGGAAAAACCAG ATGGAGAGAAGACAGAAGAAGAGAGACAAGAGGAAGAATTATTGCTACAGAAGCTGATCGATGTTGTAAACCAACGCAGCATCATAGTGGACAGTCAGGACGATGACAGAATCAG